Genomic DNA from Manihot esculenta cultivar AM560-2 chromosome 15, M.esculenta_v8, whole genome shotgun sequence:
AGGATTTTCATGCATCCTTATCCTCGAGAATGCATTATCTGTCCTGGAAAGATGGTTTTGacctattcttttttttttttttttgaaaaaataaaaataaaaagcaatCTCAAATTTTTTTCCCCtcaaattttaatgattatatttaattttatacatttaatttttttttacccgAATTATAGAAATATTTTGATTTAGATCAATTTACccacttttaatttaaaatatcaaaataccgattttaaattttcaatagtaaaatattaatattaacattttgatattaaaattatttattattataatcaatataataaaaataaaaaataaattttaatatcaaaatataaattaatattctaGTATTAAagttgaaaaattaatatttttttagaaaaatataaatttaattctaaattaaaatgttctaataaattgaataaaaaaattaattttaaatgaaattagaCGAAGCTGTACTGTGATTGCTGCGACAACCCCTTTAACTAacgattaaattaatatattaaaaaatagaaaaaatataataaattatttaaaaattaaataatattataaaataacgaatatttatttttataaatttttttatattataaaaatgtaagaataaacttgatattttttaataaattgatgATAATATAAACAACTGTTTGATAAGAGATACCATTTATTACCGAGTGAAAAATTTTGCCATTACATTCTTCCTTTTCATTTCCTTTATTGTTAATACTTGCTTATAAAATCTTCAATCCAAGCTGAAAATACCCACCTCGAAAATCACTTATTTGGCGTCTTAATGAATGCCAAATGTGTAGAATTATCAACTTTTGTTAAGGTTTTGAGATCGTAGGCAATCCAGCATTTAGATGACTGTGTGTGGTAAAAATAAGCCAAGCACTTGCAATCCTTGCTGCATTTGCTGCTACAAGCATTCTGCTTCATCGGTCCATCTCCATTTGTGTACTTGGAATTGAAATGATCAACCCCTTCTAGTTTATAGTAGTAAAAATCTTTCACTCCACATGAAGACAGCTTTGGTGCCTGACAATTCTTGCTCCAGCCCAGCAAGCCTTTTGGTGATGGACAAGCAATACACTGATCATCTTGGCATAGCCCAAAGTTACCACACTTTTCTGGTAATTGGCATTGTGTTTCCCAAGAGTCTTTGGAAAACAAAGTATAGGTCACTTGCCATGCACTCCAATCTGCATTATCTTCGTAAGTGAGTATTCTAAGGTTTCCATCTATTTCCAACCGAAGATAAGACAATGTAGTGTTGTATTTAGGCCTTCTAAGAGTGAGAGTTCCACCGGAAGAGGACGTAGGACCCTGGTATTCTAAAGATAAACCTGAGGTAAATGTTACATTATTCAAAGGGCCCTCCAATACACTTAAAAGTTCAGAAAATGAGAAGTAAAGCAAAGATTTTGGGGAATTTGGAGATTTGTAGTACATGACTAAGGTCTTGTCCTCCATGACCAAACTATAAGCACCATTGGCGTTCTGTTCGTAAGAAGCACGACTCACAAGCTTGGTTGCAGCCCCTAGCTTTAGAGATTGACCCACTAAAATGGTATCAGTTGGGTGATCAAAACTCTGCCATATAAACCGACCCTTAGAGTCATGAAGAACCATGTTACCATTTGAGAGTAACTTGAACCCAACAACGCCTTTATTGGCAGTGTTGGTTTGCCAAGCAATCCGGCCATCAGCATCGGCCAAAACAAGGTTTCCATCAGTTCCAAATGTGAGGGTGGCATTTTCACCAACTGGGTTGCCACGGTTGGCTTCCCAGACCCAACGCATAAGTGACCTAGAACTCACTGTACCCATGCGCAGAGCAAGAGTATATGCATTAGGAGTGGTGTTATAAAAGCAAAGTTGAAAGGGCTGGGCAAACGGGTCTAAGACTCGGTAATCGGGACCATACTCCACAACATAATCCCCAAATTCACCTTCATTAACATACTTGAAGGTTGCAGAAGGAGGAACAGAGGCTTGAGCGATGGCGAAGGATAAGCAAAGAGAGAGCAATAGTTGGTGAAGAGAAAACATTTTGGTTTGCTTGCTAGTTTTTGGGTTTGGTTGGTATATAAAATCAAGGTAGAGATGTACCCTTTTATAGGAGAAATGGAGGAGGAGGTTTTAGCCGGTCAAATTGACTTGCAAGTTGAACGTGGTGGGACGGTGGTGggcttcatttaattttatatcataGATTTCTCATATTTccggaaaaaaagaaaatccggCTGAGTAATTCTTTTgtctaaattttgaatttttttgtttaattatttaaattcatttattttaatttaaatattagtaaaa
This window encodes:
- the LOC110601025 gene encoding epidermis-specific secreted glycoprotein EP1 → MFSLHQLLLSLCLSFAIAQASVPPSATFKYVNEGEFGDYVVEYGPDYRVLDPFAQPFQLCFYNTTPNAYTLALRMGTVSSRSLMRWVWEANRGNPVGENATLTFGTDGNLVLADADGRIAWQTNTANKGVVGFKLLSNGNMVLHDSKGRFIWQSFDHPTDTILVGQSLKLGAATKLVSRASYEQNANGAYSLVMEDKTLVMYYKSPNSPKSLLYFSFSELLSVLEGPLNNVTFTSGLSLEYQGPTSSSGGTLTLRRPKYNTTLSYLRLEIDGNLRILTYEDNADWSAWQVTYTLFSKDSWETQCQLPEKCGNFGLCQDDQCIACPSPKGLLGWSKNCQAPKLSSCGVKDFYYYKLEGVDHFNSKYTNGDGPMKQNACSSKCSKDCKCLAYFYHTQSSKCWIAYDLKTLTKVDNSTHLAFIKTPNK